DNA sequence from the Methanobrevibacter millerae genome:
TGATCCTTTTCTTCCTATTAAAACAGAAGGTTTATCATAAAGATATTCTTTTGAATATCCCATTAAACCACCAGTACCAAAAATGGGATATTTTCCATTTTCATCATCTTGAACTTTTTTCTGATTCTTCCCATATTTTATTTTAACTAAATCACTTAATGAATAATATTTAAAATTTAAACTCAAATTTA
Encoded proteins:
- a CDS encoding restriction endonuclease subunit S, producing the protein NLSLNFKYYSLSDLVKIKYGKNQKKVQDDENGKYPIFGTGGLMGYSKEYLYDKPSVLIGRKGSIEKVRYIEEPFWTVDTLFYTEVNNIL